From Micromonospora auratinigra:
CGAGTGTGTCGAGGAACTGCTTGAGCTGCGAGGAGATGTTCCCGAACCGGGTCGGTGACCCCATGATCACCCCGTCGGCCCAGATCAGGTCGTCGGCGGTGGCGACCGGGATGTCGGCGGTCGCGGCGACGTTGGCGGTCCAGGCCGGGTTGTCGTCGATGACGGCCTGGGGGGCGAGTTCGGCGACCCTGCGCAGGCGTACGTCGGCACCGGCCTTCTCGGCGGTCACGGCCATCTCCCGGGCGATCTCGGCGACGCTGCCGGTGGCGGAGTAGTAGACGACAGCGATCCTGACCAGTCTGTCCATGATGGACACTCCATCCGGAACGGGCGAGGTGGAGCGGGTGCTCCTTGCTCGTGGTGTGACCAGAACGGTATGGTCATGAGGGGTGATAGTCAAGACCGGTGACTATCACCTTTGGTGACCAGTGGGAGGTGGCATGCGCCGCAGCGAACGCAAACGGCGGGACCCGGACCTGGGTGTCCTCAGCAGCCGCCTGCTCTTCGCGGTGCAGGAGGAGTTGTTCGACACCCTCGCCCAGCAGGGTCATGCCCAGCTACGCCCCCAGCACGGAGCCGTCCTCGCCTACCTCGACCCCGACGGCAGCCGGGCCGTCGACCTGGCGCTCCGTTCCGGCCAGCACAAGCAGGTCGTGGGAAAGCTGATCGACGAGCTGGAGGCGCTGGGTTACCTGGAACGCCATCCGGACCCGGCAGACCGACGGGCCAAGCTGGTCGTCCCCACCGCCCGGGGCCTCGACCAGATGAGCCGTTCCGACGCCATTCTCGCCGCCATCGACCAGCGGTACGCCGAGGCGCTGGGCCCCGACCGCTACGCCGAGTTCAAGCGGACGCTGGCCGAGGTGACCGAGCGGCAACGGGCCTGGCGTGCCGGGCCGGGAGAGCGGTGACCAGGCCACGACTGGTCGATTGGCGCTGACCGGTGATCCCGCGCAGCGGTTAGCGTCACGACATGGAGCTGGAACAGGCGCAGAAACTGTGGCAGCCGGAGCCCGGGTGGCTGAACACCGCCACGTACGGGTTGCCGCCCGAACCGGCCTGGGCGGCGGTGCAGGAGGTGCTCGCCGACTGGCGGACCGGGCGGGTCTCCTTCGAGGGCTGGGACGCCTCGGTCGGCCGATCGCGGGCGGCGTTCGCCGGTCTGGTCGGCGTACCGGCGGCCGACGTGACGGTCGGCAGCACCGCGTCGCAACTGCTCGCCCCGATCGCCGCCGCGTTGCCCGCGGGCGCGACGGTGCTGGTCCCCGAGGTGGAGTTCACCTCGATGCTCTTCCCCTGGCTGGTGCAGGAGTCGCGCGGGGTCCGGGTCCGCACGGTGCCGCTGGCCGGCCTCGCCGACGCGGTGGACGCCGACACCGACCTGGTCGCGTTCAGCCTGGTGCAGTCCTCCGACGGCGCGGTCGCGGCGTACGACGAGATCGTCGCGGCGGCCCGGGCGCACGGCGCGCTGGTGACGGTGGACGCCACCCAGGCCTGCGGCTGGCTGCCCTTCGACGCGGCCCGGGCCGACGCGGTGGTGGTGGCGGCGTACAAGTGGCTGATGGCGCCGCGCGGGGTTGCCTTCGCCTACCTGGCCCCCGCGCTGCGCGAGCGGATGCGTCCCGACGCGGCCAACTGGTACGCCGGCGCGGACCCGCACGCCTCCTACTACGGGCAGCCGCTGCGGCTGGCCGAGGACGCCCGGCGGTTCGACATCTCCCCGGCCTGGTTCAGCTACGTCGGCGCGGCCCCCGCGCTGGAACTCCTCGCCGAGGTGGGCCTGGACGCGGTGCGCGCGCACGACGTGGCGCTGGCGAACCGGTTCCTGGCCGGGTTGGGCCGGCCGCCGGGCGACAGCGCGATCGTCGCCGTGGCCGTGCCGGACGCGCAGGAGAAGCTGGCCCGGGCGGGCGTGCGGGCGGCGGTGCGCGCCGGCCGGGTCCGCGCCTCGTTCCACCTCTACACCACCGAGGCGGACGTCGACCTGGCCCTGGACGCGCTGGCGGGCTGACGAGCCGGACGTGTGGACGGCTCCCACCCCGGGACCGGGCGGGAGCCGCCACACCTCCGGCTCGGCGTCCCCGACGCCGCCTCCGCTCAGGCCAGGTGGCCGCCGATCCTCGTGTACCCGCGCAGCAGGTCGCGGGAGATGATCAGCCGTTGCATCTCGTCGGTGCCCTCGAAGATCCGGTACAGCCGGACCTGCCGGTACCAGCGCTCGAGGGGCAGCTCGCGGGTGTAGCCCATACCGCCGTGGA
This genomic window contains:
- the wrbA gene encoding NAD(P)H:quinone oxidoreductase → MDRLVRIAVVYYSATGSVAEIAREMAVTAEKAGADVRLRRVAELAPQAVIDDNPAWTANVAATADIPVATADDLIWADGVIMGSPTRFGNISSQLKQFLDTLGGVWQQGLLADKVYSGFTSTGTLHGGQESTLLALTHTFHHFGGIVVAPGYTHPDKFADGNPYGTAHHDAGGTAPVDDTTRAAARVQAERVVRFARAVSAA
- a CDS encoding MarR family winged helix-turn-helix transcriptional regulator, which codes for MRRSERKRRDPDLGVLSSRLLFAVQEELFDTLAQQGHAQLRPQHGAVLAYLDPDGSRAVDLALRSGQHKQVVGKLIDELEALGYLERHPDPADRRAKLVVPTARGLDQMSRSDAILAAIDQRYAEALGPDRYAEFKRTLAEVTERQRAWRAGPGER
- a CDS encoding aminotransferase class V-fold PLP-dependent enzyme, which translates into the protein MELEQAQKLWQPEPGWLNTATYGLPPEPAWAAVQEVLADWRTGRVSFEGWDASVGRSRAAFAGLVGVPAADVTVGSTASQLLAPIAAALPAGATVLVPEVEFTSMLFPWLVQESRGVRVRTVPLAGLADAVDADTDLVAFSLVQSSDGAVAAYDEIVAAARAHGALVTVDATQACGWLPFDAARADAVVVAAYKWLMAPRGVAFAYLAPALRERMRPDAANWYAGADPHASYYGQPLRLAEDARRFDISPAWFSYVGAAPALELLAEVGLDAVRAHDVALANRFLAGLGRPPGDSAIVAVAVPDAQEKLARAGVRAAVRAGRVRASFHLYTTEADVDLALDALAG